Proteins from one Faecalibacterium sp. I3-3-33 genomic window:
- a CDS encoding ComEC/Rec2 family competence protein: MENWKEEKVTLFPRRLFLRLAALALAAVLALGLTACDSLPGDGGHIVKPSTGSSQPFEMHFIDVGQALSVLVECDGQFMLYDGGNVDDGSLVVSYLQKQGVEQLQYVFCSHAHEDHVGGLAAVMAKFPAGHAYSPVTEASTKCFNDFVKYTQQQGLQLEVPSVGTVWPLGSATVTLLGPVTQYSETNNTSLVLRIDYGNTSFLLTGDMEKTAETDLVNSGANLKADVLQVGHHGSSTSTGYLFLNAVLPEMGVISCGTGNKYGHPHEETLSILRDAKVDVYRTDLQGTITIGSDGQNFTVGTEHFVPDSQLNPTDPSSSSTAQQAYIGNVNSKKFHLPTCANLPAEKNQILFSSYDEAIAAGYTPCASCIK, from the coding sequence GTGGAAAACTGGAAAGAAGAAAAAGTAACCCTGTTCCCCCGCCGCCTGTTCCTGCGGCTGGCTGCGCTGGCGCTGGCCGCTGTGCTGGCGCTGGGGCTTACCGCCTGTGACAGCCTGCCCGGCGATGGCGGACACATCGTCAAGCCCTCCACCGGGTCAAGCCAGCCCTTTGAGATGCACTTTATTGATGTAGGGCAGGCGCTGAGCGTACTGGTAGAGTGTGACGGACAGTTCATGCTCTACGACGGCGGCAACGTGGACGACGGCAGTCTGGTGGTCTCCTACCTGCAAAAGCAGGGGGTGGAGCAGCTGCAATATGTGTTCTGCTCCCACGCCCACGAGGACCATGTGGGCGGTCTTGCCGCCGTAATGGCAAAGTTCCCGGCGGGGCACGCTTACAGCCCGGTGACGGAAGCCTCCACCAAATGCTTCAACGATTTTGTCAAGTATACGCAGCAGCAGGGCTTGCAGCTGGAAGTGCCCTCCGTGGGCACGGTCTGGCCGCTGGGCAGCGCCACCGTCACCCTGCTTGGCCCGGTAACGCAGTACAGCGAGACCAACAACACCTCACTGGTGCTGCGCATCGACTATGGCAACACCAGCTTTCTGCTGACCGGCGACATGGAAAAGACCGCCGAGACCGACCTTGTGAACAGCGGTGCCAACCTGAAGGCCGATGTTTTGCAGGTAGGGCACCATGGCTCCAGCACCAGCACCGGCTACCTGTTTCTGAATGCCGTTCTGCCGGAAATGGGCGTCATCTCCTGCGGCACGGGCAACAAGTACGGCCACCCCCACGAGGAGACCCTGAGCATCCTGCGGGACGCAAAGGTGGACGTCTACCGCACCGACCTGCAGGGCACCATCACCATCGGCAGTGACGGCCAGAACTTCACCGTGGGCACCGAGCACTTTGTACCGGACAGCCAGCTGAACCCCACCGACCCGTCGTCCTCCAGCACGGCGCAGCAGGCTTACATCGGCAACGTGAACAGCAAAAAGTTCCATCTGCCCACCTGCGCCAACCTGCCTGCGGAAAAGAACCAAATCCTCTTTTCCAGCTATGACGAAGCCATTGCCGCAGGCTATACCCCCTGCGCAAGCTGCATCAAATAA
- a CDS encoding YgiQ family radical SAM protein, which produces MEHSTPQIYTEFLPISRADMEARGWEQLDFVVVGGDAYVDHPSFGTAIISRLLEAEGYKVGVLAQPRYTDCEDFKRFGKPKYGFFIGGGNVDSMVSHYSVAKIPRAEDEYSPGGKAGARPDRSATVYTKLAKQAYPDLPVILGGLEASLRRFAHYDYWLDTVLPSIAEDSGADLISFGMGEHQTVEIARRLAAGEPVESITDVNGTCYLTDFDHLPQRYVECAGFKKVAADKTAYAKACRIQMDNQDVVSGQIIVQKQSEKYLVQNIPAKPLVRGELDKVYALPYTRRYHPIYESMGGVPAIREVQFSIIQNRGCFGGCNFCAIQLHQGRRVTSRSADSIVEEAERMTHEPDFKGYIHDVGGPTANFRFPSCREQMLRGMCTGGKHCLAPTTCSHMIVDHSDYLKILRRVRELPGVKKVFIRSGIRFDYLMADPDDTFFKELVEYHVSGQLKVAPEHCAPNTLAYMGKPPIETFNKFKDKFYELSKKAGKKQYLVPYLMSSHPGSTLKDAVYLAEYLYKNHMRPEQVQDFYPTPGTVSTCMFYTGLDPYTLKPVFVEKTPEGKALQRALLQYYEPRNAEKVVKALQLTHREDLIPLLVPAAGRRAVQRTARRAESAEVTIHNDGTYTVHSNQKGRSTGKNTRTAAPAGRQPSPGARFAPNSATGHKPKNIQQKENATWKTGKKKK; this is translated from the coding sequence ATGGAACATTCTACTCCCCAGATCTACACCGAATTTCTTCCCATCAGCCGGGCGGACATGGAAGCCCGGGGCTGGGAACAGCTGGACTTTGTGGTGGTGGGCGGTGACGCCTATGTGGACCACCCCAGCTTTGGCACTGCCATCATCAGCCGCCTGCTGGAAGCCGAGGGCTACAAGGTGGGCGTGCTGGCGCAGCCCCGCTACACCGACTGCGAGGACTTCAAGCGGTTCGGCAAGCCGAAGTACGGCTTTTTCATCGGCGGCGGCAATGTGGACAGCATGGTCAGCCACTATTCCGTGGCAAAAATTCCCCGCGCCGAGGACGAATACTCCCCCGGCGGCAAGGCCGGTGCCCGCCCGGACCGCAGCGCCACCGTGTACACCAAGCTTGCCAAGCAGGCTTACCCCGACCTGCCGGTGATCTTAGGCGGTCTGGAAGCCAGCCTGCGCCGGTTTGCCCACTACGATTACTGGCTGGACACCGTGCTGCCCAGCATCGCGGAGGACTCCGGCGCGGATCTCATCAGCTTTGGCATGGGTGAGCACCAGACCGTGGAGATCGCCCGCCGTCTGGCCGCCGGAGAGCCGGTGGAAAGCATTACGGACGTGAACGGCACCTGCTACCTGACCGATTTCGACCACCTGCCCCAGCGGTATGTGGAGTGCGCCGGTTTTAAAAAGGTAGCCGCCGACAAGACCGCCTATGCCAAGGCCTGCCGCATCCAGATGGATAATCAGGACGTGGTCAGCGGCCAGATCATCGTGCAGAAGCAGAGCGAAAAGTATCTGGTGCAGAACATCCCCGCAAAGCCGCTGGTGCGCGGAGAGCTGGATAAAGTCTACGCCCTGCCCTACACCCGCCGCTACCACCCCATCTACGAGAGCATGGGCGGCGTGCCCGCCATCCGCGAGGTGCAGTTCTCCATCATCCAGAACCGCGGCTGCTTCGGCGGCTGCAACTTCTGCGCCATCCAGCTGCATCAGGGGCGGCGTGTCACCAGCCGCAGCGCCGACAGCATCGTGGAGGAAGCCGAGCGCATGACCCACGAGCCGGACTTCAAGGGCTACATCCACGATGTGGGCGGCCCCACCGCAAACTTCCGCTTCCCCTCCTGCCGCGAGCAGATGCTGCGCGGCATGTGCACCGGCGGCAAGCACTGCCTTGCCCCCACCACCTGCTCCCACATGATCGTGGATCACAGCGACTACCTTAAGATCCTGCGCCGGGTGCGGGAGCTGCCGGGCGTGAAAAAGGTGTTCATCCGCAGCGGCATCCGCTTCGACTACCTGATGGCGGACCCGGACGATACCTTCTTTAAGGAGCTGGTGGAGTACCATGTGTCCGGCCAGCTGAAGGTCGCCCCGGAGCACTGCGCCCCCAATACCCTTGCCTACATGGGCAAGCCCCCCATCGAGACCTTTAATAAGTTCAAGGATAAGTTCTACGAGCTGAGCAAGAAGGCGGGCAAAAAGCAGTATCTGGTGCCCTACCTCATGTCCAGCCACCCGGGCAGCACTTTGAAGGACGCGGTCTATCTGGCCGAGTACCTTTATAAGAACCACATGCGCCCGGAGCAGGTGCAGGACTTCTACCCCACCCCCGGTACCGTGAGCACCTGTATGTTCTATACCGGCCTTGACCCCTACACCCTCAAGCCGGTGTTCGTAGAAAAGACCCCCGAGGGCAAGGCGCTGCAGCGTGCACTGCTGCAATACTACGAGCCCCGCAACGCGGAAAAGGTGGTCAAGGCTTTGCAGCTGACCCACCGGGAGGACCTGATCCCCCTGCTTGTGCCCGCCGCAGGCCGCCGCGCCGTGCAGCGCACCGCCCGCCGGGCAGAGAGCGCCGAGGTGACCATCCACAACGATGGCACCTATACCGTACATTCCAACCAGAAGGGACGCAGCACCGGCAAAAACACCCGTACTGCTGCTCCGGCAGGCCGTCAGCCCAGCCCGGGCGCACGCTTTGCGCCCAACTCTGCAACCGGCCATAAGCCCAAAAATATTCAACAGAAAGAGAACGCAACGTGGAAAACTGGAAAGAAGAAAAAGTAA
- a CDS encoding FtsK/SpoIIIE family DNA translocase, producing the protein MATKKRKSTTRRTAARRKRAEQRLPAGLGTLFGGLLLMVLAFVQGDSAWRVLHDVLFGLFGCGSFVLGAAVCCLAVLYTRGEELLSRILKLVLGLIFVCGTVIVFSDIQPQGLSALQMLSACYANGVSAWLSGGAMGFVLGGVLLLLCGRPAANLIMIVLLLCGSLYIFDVTPAEVWVWLCAVTGGIRARGSAFAEQSAARRAERAAIRQAEREIDEEYDETEDEPLDEEDEPAGLHLGVPDWMSGVLRWGHKVTQEMEADAADTEAAPAAPAQPEPATPPITPVRVSVARPRAAFDVDLGPDHTALSEGGSEPIEPLIVGPGGTFGQDPLRPAPKPTPPPIVADPVVTAAADFFAKDAPQPEEPAPAFDAPVVQPAAPVVQPQMPTQPEAAPIQPTVPRVSAENAVAFRSAPDEDGWISITAEPVEEKDINSLVAAAMEKPAVSEQAAATAPAEESEPVDSYEYQYPPIELFEKTQEESDPGAQEELKANAQKLVDTLESFGVRTRVLDISRGPSVTRYELQPMAGVKISRITSLADDIALNLAVADVRMEAPIPGKPAVGIEVPNHKKTAVSIRSIFESQSFLRMTSPLGIALGKDIAGVAQVTDLCKMPHLLIAGSTGSGKSVCVNSIIMSLLFRSSPEDVKLLLIDPKVVELAEYNGIPHLLMPVVTEPRKAAGALGSAVQEMERRYRLFAENNVRDIKSFNKLATEQPGLEKMPYIAIIIDELADLMMVVGKDVEDSICRIAQKARAAGMHLIVATQRPSVDVITGLIKANIPSRIAFAVSSQVDSRTILDGAGAEKLLGQGDMLFMPVGAPKPTRIQGTFVRDEEISRVLDFIKSSATVQYDEAMIEAMEKHAIQDGKKGGGGADAEEDAGSDPMFKQAVDVVIDAGQASTSLLQRRCKLGYARAARIMDEMEQKSIIGPYEGAKPRAVLISRQQWLEMQMNQPEE; encoded by the coding sequence GGCGAGGAGCTGTTGTCCCGCATCCTCAAGCTGGTGCTGGGGCTTATCTTTGTCTGCGGCACAGTCATCGTGTTTTCCGATATCCAGCCGCAGGGGTTGTCGGCGCTGCAAATGCTTTCCGCCTGCTACGCCAACGGTGTCAGCGCATGGCTGTCCGGCGGCGCAATGGGCTTTGTGCTGGGCGGCGTGCTGCTTTTGCTGTGCGGACGCCCGGCGGCAAACCTCATTATGATCGTGCTTTTGTTGTGCGGCAGCCTGTACATTTTTGATGTCACCCCCGCCGAGGTCTGGGTCTGGCTGTGCGCCGTCACCGGCGGCATCCGCGCCCGCGGCTCTGCCTTTGCAGAGCAGAGCGCCGCCCGCCGCGCCGAGCGTGCCGCCATCCGGCAGGCCGAGCGGGAGATTGACGAGGAATACGACGAAACCGAGGACGAGCCACTGGACGAGGAGGACGAGCCTGCCGGGCTGCATCTGGGTGTGCCGGACTGGATGTCCGGCGTGCTGCGCTGGGGGCATAAGGTAACGCAGGAGATGGAAGCAGACGCTGCGGACACCGAAGCTGCGCCCGCCGCCCCTGCCCAGCCAGAACCTGCCACACCGCCCATCACCCCGGTACGGGTCAGCGTTGCGCGTCCCCGCGCTGCCTTTGACGTAGATCTTGGCCCCGACCACACCGCTCTCTCCGAGGGTGGCAGCGAACCCATTGAGCCGCTGATCGTCGGGCCGGGCGGCACCTTCGGGCAGGACCCGCTGCGCCCTGCGCCCAAACCCACGCCGCCGCCCATCGTGGCAGACCCGGTGGTCACCGCTGCGGCAGATTTCTTTGCCAAGGACGCTCCGCAGCCGGAAGAGCCTGCCCCCGCTTTTGATGCTCCCGTCGTCCAGCCGGCAGCGCCGGTGGTGCAGCCGCAGATGCCCACGCAGCCGGAGGCTGCACCTATCCAGCCCACTGTGCCCCGGGTGAGCGCCGAGAACGCCGTGGCGTTCCGCTCTGCGCCGGACGAGGATGGCTGGATCAGCATTACCGCCGAACCGGTGGAGGAAAAGGACATCAACTCGCTGGTGGCAGCGGCCATGGAAAAGCCCGCCGTCTCGGAGCAGGCAGCCGCCACCGCCCCCGCCGAGGAAAGCGAGCCGGTGGACAGCTACGAGTACCAGTACCCGCCCATCGAACTGTTTGAAAAAACGCAGGAGGAGAGCGACCCCGGCGCACAGGAGGAACTGAAGGCCAACGCCCAGAAGCTGGTGGATACGCTGGAAAGCTTCGGCGTGCGCACCCGGGTGCTGGATATCTCCCGCGGGCCCTCTGTTACCCGGTACGAGCTGCAGCCCATGGCGGGCGTAAAGATCAGCCGCATCACCTCGCTGGCAGACGATATCGCCCTGAACCTTGCGGTGGCAGACGTGCGTATGGAAGCGCCCATCCCCGGCAAGCCCGCCGTGGGCATCGAGGTGCCCAACCACAAAAAGACCGCCGTTTCCATCCGCAGCATCTTTGAAAGCCAGAGTTTTCTGCGCATGACCTCGCCGCTTGGCATCGCCCTTGGTAAGGACATTGCCGGTGTGGCGCAGGTGACCGACCTGTGCAAGATGCCCCACCTGCTCATCGCGGGCAGCACCGGCAGCGGTAAATCCGTGTGCGTGAACAGCATCATCATGAGTCTGCTGTTCCGCTCCAGCCCGGAGGACGTGAAGTTGCTGCTCATCGACCCCAAGGTGGTAGAACTTGCCGAGTATAACGGCATCCCCCACCTGCTGATGCCGGTGGTCACCGAGCCCCGCAAGGCCGCCGGTGCACTGGGCAGCGCGGTGCAGGAGATGGAGCGCCGCTACCGCCTGTTTGCGGAGAACAATGTGCGCGATATCAAGTCCTTCAACAAGTTGGCTACCGAGCAGCCGGGGCTGGAAAAGATGCCCTACATCGCCATTATCATCGACGAGTTGGCTGACCTGATGATGGTGGTGGGCAAGGACGTGGAGGATTCCATCTGCCGCATCGCCCAGAAGGCGCGTGCCGCCGGTATGCACCTGATCGTTGCCACCCAGCGCCCCAGCGTGGACGTGATCACCGGCCTGATCAAGGCCAACATCCCCAGCCGCATCGCCTTTGCGGTGTCCAGTCAGGTGGACAGCCGCACCATTCTGGACGGTGCCGGTGCAGAAAAGCTGCTAGGTCAGGGCGATATGCTGTTTATGCCCGTGGGCGCACCCAAGCCCACCCGTATTCAGGGCACCTTTGTGCGGGATGAGGAGATCAGCCGTGTGCTGGACTTCATCAAGTCCAGCGCCACTGTACAGTACGATGAGGCCATGATCGAAGCCATGGAAAAGCACGCCATTCAGGACGGCAAAAAGGGCGGCGGCGGTGCCGACGCCGAGGAGGACGCAGGCTCCGACCCCATGTTCAAGCAGGCCGTGGATGTGGTCATTGACGCCGGTCAGGCCTCCACCAGCCTTTTGCAGCGCCGCTGCAAGCTGGGCTACGCCCGCGCCGCCCGCATCATGGACGAGATGGAGCAAAAGAGCATCATCGGCCCCTACGAGGGCGCAAAGCCCCGCGCCGTGCTCATCAGCCGCCAGCAGTGGCTGGAAATGCAGATGAACCAACCGGAGGAATAA